From the genome of Staphylococcus haemolyticus, one region includes:
- a CDS encoding HAMP domain-containing histidine kinase yields MSNLKWFWLFLKTRSNWIFWIVFLHLILLGMAYIDYDISIESIGFIVTLNLGLTAMFLIFTFLKEVKLYQHLYNNKEIEEIKHKDLAEDPFQKEVVNYLYRKLTSQKERVVEQQLHIQSTEQSLTEFVHDIKTPVTAMKLLIDQEEEGKRKKSLLYEWARINELLDKQLYLTRLESKNRDMYFEETSLKRLVIDEVQLTRHISQAKGIGYDLDLETNLDVYTDVKWCRMMIRQILSNSLKYSQGQDIIIRSYTNDGHVTLEIKDFGRGISHKDLPRIFERGFTSTANRNETTSSGIGLYLVNSVKDQLGINVRVESTVGQGTTFVLTFPKQNELMARMTQVTTM; encoded by the coding sequence ATGAGTAACTTGAAATGGTTTTGGTTATTCCTCAAAACGCGAAGTAACTGGATTTTTTGGATTGTGTTTCTACATCTGATTTTATTAGGTATGGCTTACATTGATTATGATATTTCCATCGAGAGTATAGGATTTATAGTAACGTTAAATCTCGGTCTTACAGCGATGTTTTTAATTTTTACTTTTTTAAAAGAAGTAAAGCTATATCAACATTTATATAATAATAAAGAAATTGAAGAAATTAAGCATAAAGATTTAGCAGAAGATCCGTTTCAAAAGGAAGTTGTTAATTATCTTTATCGCAAATTAACGAGTCAAAAGGAACGTGTTGTTGAACAACAATTACACATACAATCGACAGAACAATCTCTAACAGAATTTGTTCATGATATTAAAACACCTGTGACAGCGATGAAGTTGTTAATCGATCAAGAAGAAGAGGGGAAACGTAAAAAGTCATTATTGTATGAATGGGCACGTATTAATGAGTTGTTAGATAAGCAACTTTATTTAACGCGTTTAGAGTCTAAAAATAGAGACATGTATTTTGAAGAGACATCACTGAAGCGTCTTGTGATTGATGAGGTCCAATTAACACGTCACATTAGCCAAGCCAAAGGTATAGGCTATGATTTGGATTTAGAAACAAACTTAGATGTATACACGGATGTGAAATGGTGTCGCATGATGATTCGCCAAATTTTATCTAACTCATTAAAATATTCTCAAGGACAAGATATTATTATTCGTTCTTATACAAATGATGGTCATGTAACATTGGAAATTAAAGATTTTGGTAGAGGTATCAGTCACAAAGATTTACCACGTATATTTGAGCGTGGTTTCACTTCGACTGCGAATCGTAATGAAACAACTTCTTCAGGAATAGGGCTATATCTGGTTAACAGTGTAAAAGATCAATTAGGTATTAATGTTCGAGTAGAATCTACAGTAGGACAAGGGACTACTTTTGTATTAACTTTTCCAAAACAGAATGAATTGATGGCCCGTATGACCCAAGTGACAACAATGTAA
- a CDS encoding inorganic phosphate transporter yields MEYVLIITIAIVIFSLIFDFINGFHDTANAIATAVSTRALTPRTAIFLAAIMNFIGALTFTGVAGTITKDIVDPFKLHNGLVVVLAAILAAIIWNLLTWFYGIPSSSSHALIGSIAGAAIAAQGFGVLHYQGFTKIIIVLIISPIIAFCVGFIMYTIVKIVFKNANLTRANRNFRFFQVFTAALQSFSHGTNDAQKSMGIITLALIVANIQDPTNVEPALWVKVACATAMGLGTAIGGWKIIKTVGGNIMKIRPANGAAADLSSALTIFVASSLHFPLSTTHVVSSSILGVGASNRAKGVKWNTAQRMIITWVITLPISALLAALIFWVMNIFL; encoded by the coding sequence ATGGAATATGTATTAATTATCACTATAGCTATCGTTATATTTTCTTTAATCTTTGACTTTATCAATGGATTCCATGATACAGCCAACGCGATTGCTACAGCAGTATCGACACGTGCCTTGACGCCTAGAACTGCAATATTTTTAGCGGCAATTATGAACTTTATCGGTGCTTTAACATTTACTGGTGTTGCCGGTACAATCACAAAAGACATTGTTGATCCATTTAAGTTACATAATGGGTTAGTAGTTGTATTAGCCGCTATTTTAGCAGCAATCATTTGGAATTTATTAACATGGTTTTATGGTATTCCAAGTTCATCATCTCACGCATTAATAGGTTCAATCGCTGGTGCAGCGATTGCAGCACAAGGATTTGGTGTACTTCACTATCAAGGTTTTACTAAGATTATTATTGTTTTAATCATTTCACCAATTATTGCATTTTGTGTCGGATTCATTATGTACACAATTGTTAAAATTGTCTTTAAAAATGCTAACCTTACTCGAGCGAATCGTAATTTCCGATTCTTCCAAGTATTTACAGCAGCATTACAATCATTCTCACATGGTACGAACGATGCACAAAAATCAATGGGTATCATTACATTAGCTTTAATCGTTGCTAATATTCAAGATCCTACAAACGTTGAGCCGGCATTATGGGTAAAAGTTGCCTGTGCAACTGCAATGGGTCTAGGTACTGCAATTGGTGGATGGAAAATTATTAAAACAGTAGGCGGAAACATTATGAAAATTCGCCCAGCAAATGGTGCTGCTGCTGACTTATCATCAGCATTAACAATATTTGTAGCTTCATCATTACACTTCCCATTATCTACGACACACGTTGTATCATCATCAATTCTTGGTGTAGGTGCTTCTAACAGAGCTAAAGGTGTTAAATGGAACACTGCACAACGTATGATTATTACATGGGTTATTACATTACCAATTTCTGCGCTTTTAGCAGCATTGATATTCTGGGTTATGAACATTTTCTTATAA
- the graR gene encoding response regulator transcription factor GraR/ApsR, protein MQVLLVEDDQTLFQELKKELEHWDFFVTGIDDFSAVMDIYEETNPEIVIMDVQLPKYDGFYWCRKIRQVSNVPILFLSSRDNPMDQVMSMELGADDYMQKPFHTNVLIAKLQAIYRRVYEFGAEEKRTLNWQDALVDLSKDSIQKGDSVIYLSKTEMIILEMLIQKQNQIVTRDTLITALWDDEAFVSDNTLTVNVNRLRKKLSDIGMDTQIETKVGKGYMAHE, encoded by the coding sequence ATGCAAGTATTATTAGTAGAAGATGATCAAACACTCTTCCAAGAACTGAAAAAAGAATTAGAACATTGGGATTTCTTTGTGACAGGTATAGATGATTTTAGTGCAGTAATGGATATTTATGAAGAAACAAATCCTGAAATTGTTATTATGGATGTTCAATTACCTAAATACGATGGATTTTATTGGTGTAGAAAGATTAGGCAAGTATCTAATGTTCCCATCTTATTCTTATCATCACGTGATAATCCAATGGACCAAGTCATGAGCATGGAATTGGGAGCCGATGATTATATGCAAAAACCATTCCATACAAACGTCTTAATAGCTAAATTGCAAGCTATTTATCGACGTGTTTATGAATTTGGAGCAGAAGAAAAGAGAACATTGAATTGGCAAGATGCACTTGTGGATTTATCAAAAGATAGTATTCAAAAAGGTGATTCAGTTATCTATTTATCGAAGACTGAAATGATTATTTTAGAAATGTTAATTCAAAAGCAAAATCAAATTGTTACTAGAGATACCTTAATTACTGCGCTATGGGATGATGAAGCGTTTGTAAGTGATAATACGTTAACTGTTAACGTTAACCGTTTGCGTAAAAAATTGTCTGATATCGGTATGGATACACAGATCGAAACTAAAGTAGGTAAAGGTTACATGGCACATGAGTAA
- a CDS encoding DUF47 domain-containing protein has protein sequence MFTKKKDKFMVQLEEMVFNLDRAAVEFGKMDFNTHLDLKAYSDNIKTYESHGDELMHQVITDLNQTFITPIEREDILSLCNAIDDVLDAMEETSAMFEMYSIEYTDEYMAEFVENIQKAVAEMKLAVGLLVEKKLSHMRIHSINIKEFETNCDGILRQSIKHIFNSETDPITLIKIKDIYESMEEIADKCQVVANNFETIIMKNS, from the coding sequence ATGTTTACTAAGAAAAAGGATAAGTTCATGGTTCAATTAGAGGAAATGGTATTTAATTTGGACCGTGCTGCAGTTGAATTCGGGAAAATGGATTTCAATACGCACTTAGATTTAAAAGCTTATTCTGACAATATCAAGACTTATGAGTCACATGGTGACGAATTAATGCATCAAGTGATTACGGATTTAAATCAAACATTTATCACACCGATTGAACGTGAAGACATTTTATCTTTATGCAATGCAATCGATGACGTGCTTGACGCAATGGAAGAAACATCAGCAATGTTTGAAATGTATTCAATTGAATATACAGATGAATACATGGCAGAATTCGTAGAAAATATTCAAAAAGCAGTAGCGGAAATGAAATTAGCTGTTGGTTTATTAGTTGAGAAGAAGTTATCTCACATGCGCATTCATTCTATTAATATTAAAGAGTTTGAAACAAATTGTGATGGCATTTTACGTCAATCTATTAAACACATTTTCAACAGTGAAACAGATCCAATCACACTAATTAAAATAAAAGATATTTATGAAAGCATGGAAGAAATCGCAGATAAATGTCAAGTTGTAGCAAATAATTTCGAAACGATTATTATGAAAAATAGCTAA
- a CDS encoding Bax inhibitor-1/YccA family protein, with protein MKTKHRDKDRTRDYAKVWLFFMYYWIIFGIGCYFGQYLPMEWRRPLSIALLVLILATLFIQRARKYGLVISHIYAIIVGLLSYATFTTYMQNLGPEVFYKNVLLAIGAFIVFGILGYFIINDASSIGKYLFVTLIALIIAGLIGMFIDNPIYHTVITVVGLILFLLYTLYDFNRMKRGNFSPREMGFNLFINLLNIIKDVLRLANRFKN; from the coding sequence ATGAAGACAAAACATCGAGATAAAGATAGAACGCGTGATTACGCCAAGGTATGGCTATTTTTTATGTATTATTGGATTATATTTGGAATTGGATGTTACTTCGGACAATACTTACCTATGGAATGGAGACGTCCTTTATCTATAGCATTATTAGTACTTATTTTGGCAACATTATTTATTCAACGTGCGCGTAAGTATGGTTTGGTTATTTCGCATATTTACGCCATAATTGTAGGTCTTTTATCATATGCTACTTTTACCACTTATATGCAGAATTTAGGACCAGAGGTTTTTTATAAAAATGTCTTATTAGCAATTGGTGCATTTATAGTATTCGGTATTTTAGGCTATTTTATTATTAATGATGCCTCTAGTATTGGTAAATATTTATTTGTAACATTAATTGCGTTAATTATTGCTGGATTAATTGGCATGTTCATTGATAATCCTATATATCACACTGTTATTACAGTTGTAGGTTTAATACTTTTCCTATTATATACATTGTATGATTTTAATCGTATGAAGCGGGGGAATTTTTCACCACGGGAAATGGGTTTTAATCTATTTATTAATTTATTGAATATTATAAAAGATGTATTAAGACTTGCAAATCGCTTTAAAAATTAA
- a CDS encoding helix-turn-helix transcriptional regulator produces MSNTNIHILTKNEYKMTRCQDGIILLFPIEGQLILQHFTKTVNVENDIYVINNTDIFSILKNKKTIMLYIASDWFRDRHFDFFNYKYSTNLVKSINSIKRALLQLALNHLNADSVSEDTTYITSVVDIIGKEGAIEKSIANHQYNFSFYGELSEILEYINQNITKKLTLTGIASKLFTSKSNLSAQFNQLLNMGFKTYVDTLKIANSFEWLLTTEYTISLISEKVGFSSASSYSKTFKNYVDMTPNEYRYCDRYEKSIDMDYENIIEGNIDYINQLIKIKQKYYNQHDEHIIYADSTIGSTVNPYYLVIQINTIEEIRLLFFQDFARPLYYEHSTLKFYLNVDMRDIKDQMTKYERQRLFEYIIINELNVVFRLEDLTLTDFLESNFEDVANYFREHQLPTSGNHKLGLVFDLDEVNLKSIYRIILKIQHKTQQFSFGLEISKLLNDPVLFKTLESQIKRINFEFLYIDNAQLKMPYLIEQNEHLLVKNILRYQNIRQILKQFDLEDQKIIFLNFENHKFLNSKYNDLNNSAPLLIETFVRTASYFNGIGFNFKHSGNLFNALHIFDENGFKSILGAILEQLIEISMKPKLFNENYILIDDEDQYTVLIYDWRVLESESLQVNYDQTDIFIDFADDVLKDTYLVQIQLIDDYNGNINHLISQSIRKKHKWSKRFLRKLDYLIHPTFQMIEHNFNNAPPSN; encoded by the coding sequence ATGTCTAATACCAATATTCATATATTGACTAAGAATGAATACAAAATGACACGTTGCCAAGACGGTATTATTCTGTTGTTTCCGATAGAAGGTCAGCTTATACTTCAGCACTTTACTAAAACTGTTAACGTCGAAAATGACATTTACGTTATTAATAATACAGATATTTTTTCAATTCTAAAAAATAAAAAAACCATCATGCTTTATATCGCTAGTGATTGGTTTAGAGATCGCCATTTTGATTTCTTCAATTATAAATACTCAACTAATCTAGTTAAGTCCATTAACTCCATTAAACGCGCATTATTGCAACTTGCCCTAAACCATTTAAACGCAGACTCAGTTTCTGAAGATACTACATATATTACTTCTGTTGTTGATATTATCGGAAAAGAAGGGGCCATTGAGAAATCAATCGCAAATCATCAATATAACTTCTCTTTTTACGGTGAATTAAGCGAAATATTAGAATATATTAATCAAAATATAACTAAGAAATTAACGCTAACGGGTATAGCATCGAAATTATTTACTTCTAAATCTAATCTTTCGGCACAGTTTAATCAATTGCTAAATATGGGTTTCAAGACATATGTAGATACTTTAAAAATTGCAAATTCATTTGAATGGCTATTAACAACGGAATACACGATAAGTTTAATAAGCGAAAAAGTAGGATTTAGCAGTGCTTCAAGTTATTCTAAAACGTTTAAAAATTATGTTGACATGACTCCCAACGAGTACCGATACTGTGATAGATATGAAAAATCTATTGATATGGATTATGAAAATATAATCGAAGGAAATATTGACTACATTAATCAATTAATCAAGATTAAACAAAAATATTATAACCAACACGATGAACATATAATCTACGCAGATTCAACAATTGGTTCTACTGTGAATCCGTATTATTTAGTGATTCAAATTAATACTATAGAAGAAATAAGATTATTATTTTTTCAAGATTTTGCACGACCTTTGTATTACGAACACTCAACATTGAAGTTTTATCTAAATGTAGATATGCGTGATATTAAAGATCAAATGACAAAGTATGAAAGACAACGATTGTTTGAATACATCATTATTAATGAATTAAATGTAGTATTTAGACTGGAAGATTTAACGTTAACGGATTTTTTAGAGTCTAATTTTGAGGATGTAGCAAACTACTTCAGAGAACATCAACTTCCTACGAGTGGTAATCATAAATTAGGTCTTGTATTTGATTTAGATGAAGTAAATTTGAAATCCATTTATCGAATCATTTTAAAAATACAGCATAAAACGCAACAATTTTCATTTGGGTTAGAAATAAGTAAGCTGCTAAACGACCCTGTATTGTTTAAAACATTAGAATCACAAATCAAACGCATTAATTTTGAATTTTTATATATTGATAATGCACAACTAAAAATGCCTTACTTAATTGAACAGAATGAACATTTACTGGTGAAAAATATATTACGATATCAAAATATTAGACAAATATTAAAGCAATTTGATCTAGAAGATCAGAAAATAATATTTTTAAATTTTGAAAACCACAAATTTTTAAATAGTAAATATAATGATTTGAATAATAGTGCACCTTTATTAATTGAGACATTTGTGAGAACAGCGTCATATTTTAACGGAATTGGCTTTAACTTCAAGCATAGTGGTAATTTGTTTAATGCACTTCACATATTCGATGAAAACGGTTTTAAGTCGATATTAGGAGCGATTTTAGAGCAACTCATTGAAATTAGTATGAAACCCAAATTATTTAATGAAAATTACATCTTAATTGACGATGAAGACCAATATACTGTTCTAATTTACGATTGGCGTGTTTTAGAAAGTGAATCATTGCAAGTCAATTATGATCAGACAGATATATTTATTGATTTTGCAGATGATGTATTAAAAGATACCTATTTAGTTCAAATTCAACTCATCGATGACTATAACGGTAATATTAATCATCTTATTTCTCAGAGTATTAGAAAAAAACATAAATGGTCAAAACGATTTTTAAGAAAACTAGATTATTTAATCCATCCAACATTTCAAATGATAGAACATAACTTTAATAATGCACCCCCTTCAAATTAA
- a CDS encoding ABC transporter permease, giving the protein MSFSQIIWKNFQQNIIHYAIYIFSLVLSIVLFFSFITIKYVHHLNVHQSLSMIQQGTQVGSYFLFIIIVVFIMYTNMLFIKRRSYEFGLLQTIGLGKKSIIYMLMLEQLFIFIITALLGMIIGILGSKILLMIVLKLLGIHTSVSITFSFQAIAQTLFILVIAYILIIIQASIYLSKSSIKSLMASQDSKEDSHITLTLGEVILGVLGIVLILTGYYLSTRFVEIVDDVILPFVILILTVLGTYFFFRSTISLILKTIRYLKGGNVSVNDVIFTSSLMFRIRKNAFSLTVMAIISAITVSVLCFAAISRGSLTNEILLESPHEVTLKEEKVANELGFELNRHHIPYHYDFKQVVYSQLYKDHLFDKNQVQPYAITVTSEKYFPNVSIEKGEAHLIMPEGLIHDLSKHTPHGTASIGTKKHHVNIKLNKVMDKIYFKQSIDLGGPTLVLNDTDYNYLKAHAKNKYIVSQYAFDLKHNRDIPKLESITKDLDGNVQTRSEVVSEVSSLTGILLFVTSFLGIAFLIATGCIIYIKQIDETEDELESYSVLRKLGFIQKDMAKGLKLKVAFNFSIPLFIALLHSYFAAVVFMKVIGFDNKVPIFVVMGIYTIIYSIFAVIAYNHSKRTINHSI; this is encoded by the coding sequence ATGAGTTTTAGTCAAATTATATGGAAGAACTTTCAACAGAATATAATTCATTACGCGATTTACATCTTTTCACTTGTATTAAGTATCGTGTTGTTTTTTAGTTTTATAACAATTAAGTATGTGCATCATTTAAATGTGCATCAATCGTTGTCAATGATACAACAAGGAACACAAGTGGGAAGTTATTTTTTATTTATCATTATTGTTGTATTTATTATGTATACGAATATGTTGTTTATTAAACGACGTAGCTATGAATTCGGATTATTGCAAACGATTGGTTTAGGTAAAAAGAGTATTATTTATATGCTAATGCTTGAACAATTATTTATTTTTATTATAACCGCGTTATTAGGTATGATTATCGGTATTTTAGGATCAAAAATACTATTAATGATTGTTTTAAAATTATTAGGTATACATACTTCTGTATCAATCACTTTTAGTTTTCAAGCGATTGCGCAAACATTATTTATACTTGTCATTGCTTATATACTTATCATTATTCAAGCGTCTATTTATTTAAGCAAATCTTCAATTAAAAGTTTAATGGCCTCTCAAGACAGTAAAGAAGATAGTCATATTACACTAACATTAGGTGAAGTTATATTAGGTGTTTTAGGTATTGTATTGATATTAACAGGTTATTATTTATCGACGCGTTTTGTCGAGATTGTAGATGATGTGATACTACCGTTTGTTATTCTAATTCTTACTGTTTTAGGAACTTACTTTTTCTTTCGAAGTACGATTTCTCTCATTTTAAAGACGATTAGATACCTTAAAGGTGGTAATGTTTCTGTAAATGATGTTATTTTTACATCATCACTCATGTTTCGAATTAGAAAAAATGCATTTTCATTAACTGTAATGGCAATCATTTCAGCAATAACTGTATCTGTACTGTGTTTCGCTGCGATTAGTAGAGGTTCTTTAACAAATGAAATTCTATTAGAATCTCCTCATGAGGTTACACTTAAAGAAGAGAAAGTAGCTAATGAATTAGGTTTTGAATTAAATCGACATCATATTCCTTACCATTACGATTTTAAACAAGTTGTTTATTCTCAACTATACAAAGATCATTTATTTGATAAAAATCAGGTGCAACCATACGCGATTACTGTAACGAGTGAAAAATATTTCCCTAATGTTTCTATAGAGAAGGGTGAGGCTCATTTAATTATGCCTGAAGGGTTAATTCATGATTTATCGAAACATACACCGCATGGTACAGCTTCTATAGGAACTAAAAAGCATCATGTAAATATTAAATTGAATAAAGTGATGGATAAAATTTATTTTAAACAGAGTATTGACTTAGGAGGTCCTACTTTAGTTTTAAATGATACAGATTATAACTATTTGAAAGCACATGCGAAAAATAAATACATCGTTTCACAATATGCTTTTGATTTAAAACATAACAGAGATATACCAAAACTTGAGAGTATAACAAAGGATCTTGATGGTAATGTTCAAACGCGTAGTGAAGTGGTGAGTGAAGTATCAAGTTTGACTGGAATATTATTATTTGTAACATCATTTTTAGGAATTGCATTTTTAATCGCTACAGGGTGTATTATTTACATTAAACAAATTGATGAAACAGAAGATGAGTTAGAAAGTTATTCTGTATTACGTAAATTAGGTTTTATTCAAAAAGACATGGCTAAAGGGTTAAAACTTAAAGTGGCATTTAATTTTAGTATACCACTATTTATTGCCTTACTACATTCTTACTTTGCGGCAGTGGTCTTTATGAAGGTTATAGGCTTTGATAATAAAGTTCCTATTTTCGTTGTAATGGGTATTTATACAATCATTTATAGTATTTTTGCAGTTATCGCCTATAATCACTCTAAAAGAACTATCAATCACTCAATTTAA
- a CDS encoding LysM peptidoglycan-binding domain-containing protein, which produces MKKLAVAASVATGAVAVLSNHNAEASTQHTVKSGESLWSIASKYNTSVDSIKKSNNLSNNMIFPGQVISIGGSSNNSNNASSNATTSSSTYTVKAGDSLYAIASKNGVTVNALMEANNLSGYLITPNQKLKIPNGSTTTPSKTNPSTNNNVGGSGGYSSPTFSHQNLYTAGQCTWYVFDRRSQAGKPISTYWSDAKYWAGNAAADGYTVDHNATVGSIMQTTTGYYGHVAYVERVNADGSILISEMNYANGPYNTNTRTIPASVVSSYNFIH; this is translated from the coding sequence TTGAAAAAGTTAGCAGTCGCAGCTTCTGTCGCAACCGGAGCAGTTGCAGTATTATCTAATCACAATGCTGAAGCATCAACTCAACATACTGTAAAATCCGGCGAGTCGCTTTGGAGCATCGCTAGTAAATATAATACATCTGTAGATAGTATTAAGAAGAGCAACAACCTTTCAAACAATATGATTTTCCCTGGTCAAGTTATTTCTATTGGGGGCAGCAGTAATAACTCTAACAATGCCAGTTCAAATGCAACAACTTCTTCATCAACATATACTGTAAAAGCTGGCGATTCTTTATATGCAATTGCTAGTAAAAATGGTGTAACTGTCAATGCATTAATGGAAGCCAATAATTTATCAGGTTACTTAATTACACCAAATCAAAAATTAAAAATACCTAATGGTTCAACTACAACACCTAGTAAAACAAATCCTAGTACAAACAATAATGTAGGCGGAAGTGGCGGTTATTCTAGTCCAACATTTAGTCACCAAAACCTATATACTGCTGGTCAATGTACATGGTACGTATTCGACCGACGTTCTCAAGCTGGTAAACCAATTAGTACTTATTGGTCAGATGCAAAATATTGGGCAGGTAATGCAGCAGCAGATGGTTATACAGTAGATCATAACGCAACTGTAGGTTCGATTATGCAAACAACTACTGGCTACTATGGACACGTAGCTTATGTTGAACGTGTTAATGCTGATGGTAGTATCTTAATTTCAGAAATGAATTATGCTAACGGACCATATAACACTAATACTAGAACAATTCCTGCATCTGTAGTTTCAAGCTACAACTTCATTCACTAA
- a CDS encoding NAD(P)H-binding protein: MKPNVLLAGGSGYIGKYISSVIEKDANIYALSKYPNTKKEDNDRIIWLKRDIYNYTDVVKAMEGMDIAVFYLDPNKNSAKLTQATARDLNLIAADNFARAAAQQGVSKIVYISGSRFDIETVQRLENYGVPVEKTNTQIKRPHINAELQMSKYDDIRTAMRMILPRKWTLSYLVDYFMKWLNDTRGTFMHTYQDNDRYIVYARKKSKPLLIMEKVEDDSGLITLHLISGSMIKSNQKKQGKLEFRQIKGTRLVIVHLYDYIPKLLWPIYYFVQAPLQGLIMRGFEIDCRIKHFNGRVQSGEKMKYTK; encoded by the coding sequence ATGAAACCGAATGTACTATTAGCAGGTGGTAGTGGTTATATTGGTAAGTATATAAGTAGTGTTATTGAAAAAGATGCAAACATATATGCCCTATCAAAGTATCCAAATACTAAAAAAGAAGATAATGATCGAATTATTTGGTTGAAAAGAGATATTTATAATTATACTGATGTTGTAAAAGCTATGGAAGGTATGGATATTGCTGTTTTTTATTTAGATCCTAATAAGAATTCAGCAAAATTAACCCAAGCAACGGCACGAGATTTAAATTTGATTGCCGCAGATAACTTTGCCAGAGCAGCAGCTCAACAAGGTGTGTCTAAAATAGTATATATAAGTGGTAGTCGATTTGATATTGAGACAGTACAAAGGCTAGAGAATTACGGCGTTCCTGTGGAAAAGACAAACACACAAATTAAACGACCACATATAAATGCTGAATTACAGATGTCTAAATATGATGATATAAGAACAGCGATGCGAATGATATTACCTAGGAAATGGACATTATCCTATCTAGTAGACTACTTTATGAAATGGCTTAATGATACACGTGGTACATTCATGCACACATATCAAGATAATGATAGATACATTGTTTATGCACGAAAAAAGTCTAAACCATTATTAATTATGGAAAAAGTTGAAGACGACTCGGGACTTATAACATTACACTTGATTTCAGGTTCAATGATAAAATCTAATCAAAAGAAACAAGGTAAATTAGAATTTAGGCAAATTAAAGGTACAAGATTAGTCATTGTTCATTTATATGATTATATTCCGAAATTACTATGGCCAATTTACTACTTCGTTCAAGCACCATTACAAGGTTTGATTATGCGAGGGTTTGAAATTGATTGCCGAATTAAACATTTTAACGGACGGGTTCAATCAGGGGAAAAAATGAAATATACAAAATAA
- a CDS encoding ABC transporter ATP-binding protein translates to MAILQAKQIAKTYGNKQTEQEVLKDIDLSIEAGEFVAIMGPSGSGKTTLLNVLSSIDYLTHGSIILDGQQLEKLSNKALSEIRKKDIGFIFQEYNLLHTLTVKENIMLPLSVQKLDKKEMNERYQRITQALNIFEISDKYPSDISGGQRQRTSAARAFITYPKIIFADEPTGALDSKNTRDLLQRFQKINELYNATIVMVTHDPLAASFSERVIMLKDGQVFTEIYQGEDDKNVFHKEILRAQSILGGMMYEF, encoded by the coding sequence GTGGCAATATTACAGGCAAAGCAAATTGCCAAAACTTATGGAAATAAACAAACTGAACAAGAAGTTTTAAAAGATATAGATCTGTCAATTGAAGCGGGAGAGTTTGTAGCTATCATGGGGCCATCGGGATCAGGCAAGACAACGTTATTAAACGTGTTAAGTTCAATTGACTATTTAACACATGGTTCTATTATTTTAGATGGTCAACAATTAGAGAAATTATCTAATAAAGCGTTGTCTGAAATTAGAAAAAAAGATATTGGTTTTATTTTTCAAGAATATAATTTATTACATACGTTAACAGTTAAAGAAAACATCATGTTACCTTTATCAGTTCAAAAGTTAGATAAAAAAGAAATGAATGAACGCTATCAACGTATTACGCAGGCTTTAAATATTTTTGAAATTAGTGATAAATATCCATCAGACATTTCTGGTGGACAGCGACAAAGAACATCCGCAGCGCGTGCATTTATTACGTATCCTAAGATTATTTTCGCGGATGAGCCAACAGGGGCACTTGATTCTAAAAATACTCGCGATTTATTACAACGTTTTCAAAAAATCAATGAACTTTATAACGCAACGATAGTAATGGTAACGCATGATCCTTTGGCAGCAAGCTTCTCAGAGCGTGTGATTATGTTAAAAGACGGGCAGGTATTTACTGAAATTTATCAAGGTGAAGATGATAAAAATGTCTTTCACAAAGAGATCCTACGTGCGCAAAGTATATTAGGTGGCATGATGTATGAGTTTTAG